From Haloarcula sp. CBA1127, a single genomic window includes:
- the moaC gene encoding cyclic pyranopterin monophosphate synthase MoaC, producing the protein MSEEFTHVDEEGDAQMVDVGDKAESQRRAVARGQIRLTESTLAAIDADEVEKGDVLATARIGAIQAVKHTWETVPMCHQIPITNVDIEFTVGDAAVEIVVAVETVGKTGCEMEALEGVTTGLNVVWDMVKANEKDDDGEYPTTAIEDVRVVEKTVDR; encoded by the coding sequence ATGTCCGAGGAATTCACGCACGTCGACGAGGAGGGCGACGCACAGATGGTCGATGTGGGCGACAAAGCCGAGAGCCAGCGCCGCGCAGTCGCGCGCGGACAGATTCGGCTCACCGAGTCCACGCTGGCGGCCATCGACGCCGACGAGGTGGAGAAAGGCGATGTGCTGGCGACAGCCCGTATCGGTGCGATTCAGGCGGTAAAACACACCTGGGAGACGGTGCCGATGTGCCATCAGATTCCCATCACGAACGTCGACATCGAGTTCACCGTTGGCGACGCGGCCGTCGAAATCGTCGTCGCCGTCGAGACGGTCGGCAAGACCGGCTGCGAGATGGAGGCGCTAGAGGGCGTGACGACCGGCCTCAACGTCGTCTGGGATATGGTGAAAGCAAACGAGAAAGACGATGACGGCGAGTATCCCACGACGGCTATCGAGGATGTCCGCGTGGTCGAGAAAACTGTCGACCGCTAA
- a CDS encoding extracellular solute-binding protein, with product MARRTRREILTALGSGIAATAGCGAFNRERVDVLVAGSLQKAASETLQAQTDAEIAVEARGSVQAARLVTDGKRDPDIVALADPTLFSRVMDTAWHAVIASNEMVLAYNPETDAGTRITDAEPWYAPLKRDSVSLGRTDPALDPLGYRTLFVLSLAATYYDEPSLAGAVLSPDQTYPETQLLAQFETGAVDAAFVYRSMAVERDYPFREFPAEIHLGDPAYAEQYQTTSYKLPNGSRITGSPIEYGAVRRDNQEATRTAFETVISGDWLASHGFTLRQAYPRLVGDVPSTVTR from the coding sequence ATGGCCCGCCGGACCCGCCGCGAAATACTCACAGCGCTGGGGAGTGGTATCGCCGCGACGGCAGGGTGTGGGGCGTTCAATCGGGAACGGGTGGACGTACTGGTCGCGGGGAGTTTGCAGAAAGCGGCCAGTGAGACGCTGCAAGCACAAACAGACGCTGAGATTGCTGTCGAAGCCCGCGGCTCTGTTCAGGCCGCGCGATTGGTCACCGACGGGAAGCGCGACCCGGATATCGTCGCGCTGGCGGATCCGACCCTGTTCAGTCGGGTCATGGACACCGCCTGGCACGCCGTGATCGCCAGCAACGAAATGGTGCTTGCGTACAACCCAGAGACGGACGCCGGGACCCGAATCACGGACGCAGAGCCGTGGTACGCCCCGCTCAAACGTGACAGTGTCTCGCTCGGCCGCACTGACCCGGCGCTCGACCCGCTTGGGTATCGAACGCTGTTCGTGCTGTCCCTTGCAGCCACCTACTACGATGAGCCTAGCTTGGCCGGTGCAGTCCTCTCGCCAGACCAGACGTACCCCGAAACGCAACTGCTCGCGCAGTTCGAGACGGGAGCCGTCGACGCCGCCTTCGTCTACCGGAGTATGGCGGTCGAACGGGATTACCCGTTCCGAGAGTTCCCGGCGGAGATACATCTTGGCGACCCCGCATACGCCGAGCAGTATCAGACCACCAGCTACAAGCTGCCGAACGGCTCGAGAATCACTGGCAGCCCTATCGAGTACGGGGCTGTCCGCCGTGATAATCAAGAAGCGACGCGTACAGCCTTCGAGACAGTCATATCCGGTGACTGGCTCGCATCACACGGATTTACCCTCCGCCAGGCCTATCCTCGACTAGTGGGAGATGTCCCGAGCACTGTCACGCGGTGA
- a CDS encoding ABC transporter permease: MSRALSRGETRAGHTVGVRELVPVLGAVLLLYFVVPVLVLVITYSPAALLTSLTETYVINAAVTSLVAALGSTTIAVVFGLPLAYWLSRNTSVLATAAMGAVVLPLVLPPVVSGMLLLTVVGPSGLGGLTDLTLTRSLLGVIAAQTFVASPFFVVTAKAAFDGIDDRLEEASRSLGRDWVGTMRSVTIPLAKPGLLAGLVLTFARAMGEFGATMMLAYYPRTLPVQIWASFISDGLDAALPVAVVLLGVALGTLLVVHALRATPWR, from the coding sequence ATGTCCCGAGCACTGTCACGCGGTGAGACCAGAGCCGGCCATACGGTCGGCGTGCGCGAGCTCGTTCCCGTGCTGGGAGCGGTGCTGCTCCTGTATTTCGTCGTTCCGGTGCTGGTGCTCGTTATCACATACTCCCCAGCGGCGCTGCTGACGAGTCTGACAGAGACGTACGTCATCAACGCCGCAGTCACATCTCTCGTTGCCGCACTCGGCAGTACGACCATCGCTGTCGTATTTGGCCTCCCGCTTGCTTACTGGCTCTCGCGAAACACCAGCGTGCTGGCGACCGCAGCGATGGGTGCCGTCGTCCTCCCCCTCGTCCTCCCACCGGTCGTCAGCGGGATGTTGCTGTTGACCGTTGTCGGGCCGAGCGGACTCGGGGGGCTTACCGACCTGACACTGACGCGGTCGCTGCTCGGCGTCATCGCCGCCCAGACGTTCGTCGCGTCGCCGTTCTTCGTCGTCACTGCCAAAGCTGCCTTCGATGGCATTGACGACCGACTCGAAGAAGCCTCACGGTCACTCGGACGCGACTGGGTCGGGACGATGCGCTCGGTGACGATTCCGCTCGCAAAGCCCGGGTTGCTCGCCGGACTTGTGTTGACGTTCGCACGCGCGATGGGCGAGTTCGGCGCGACGATGATGCTGGCGTACTACCCGCGGACGCTCCCCGTGCAGATCTGGGCCTCCTTTATCTCTGACGGGCTGGATGCGGCGCTACCCGTGGCAGTAGTGCTGCTGGGCGTCGCACTCGGGACGCTGCTGGTGGTCCATGCACTGCGGGCGACGCCGTGGCGGTAG
- a CDS encoding molybdopterin synthase produces MQVLGIVGHSDSGKTTLVERLTQRLSGTGRVATVKHCTHAPDVDTDGKDTARHRDAGAAETVALTDDGEWYATGQSRTLDEALDALAPDYDYALVEGYSDASIPKVVLGDRAVADPVVHRAPHGADADLDDIVTAMEERDPYITLETLVADVKRDPDEVYSGAIATFTGRVRAQEGPEDPPTELLEFERYDEVAAEKMATLRRDLEARDGIYAVRLHHKTGVVDAGEDIVFVVILAGHRTEAFRAVEDGINRLKEEVPLFKKEVTVDEEFWAHER; encoded by the coding sequence ATGCAAGTCCTCGGTATCGTCGGCCACTCCGACTCGGGGAAGACCACGCTGGTCGAGCGGTTGACACAGCGGCTCTCCGGGACCGGCCGTGTCGCGACGGTGAAACACTGCACGCACGCGCCGGATGTCGACACGGATGGGAAGGATACGGCTCGCCATCGCGATGCTGGGGCGGCTGAGACCGTCGCGCTCACCGACGATGGCGAGTGGTACGCAACGGGGCAGTCGCGGACGCTTGATGAGGCGCTGGATGCCCTTGCGCCTGACTACGACTATGCACTCGTAGAGGGATATTCGGACGCGAGCATCCCGAAAGTCGTTCTCGGCGACCGTGCGGTCGCTGATCCCGTCGTGCATCGCGCGCCCCATGGCGCGGACGCTGACCTTGACGACATCGTCACCGCGATGGAGGAGCGAGACCCCTACATCACGCTGGAAACACTCGTTGCGGACGTAAAGCGGGACCCGGACGAGGTGTACTCGGGCGCAATAGCGACGTTTACTGGGCGGGTCCGCGCACAAGAGGGGCCGGAGGACCCGCCGACGGAGTTGCTGGAGTTCGAGCGCTACGACGAGGTCGCCGCCGAGAAGATGGCCACGCTTCGCCGGGACCTCGAAGCGCGGGACGGTATCTACGCGGTTCGACTACACCACAAAACCGGCGTGGTTGATGCTGGCGAGGACATCGTTTTCGTCGTCATCCTGGCTGGCCACCGAACTGAGGCGTTCCGCGCCGTCGAAGACGGTATCAACCGGCTGAAAGAGGAAGTGCCGCTGTTCAAGAAGGAGGTCACCGTCGACGAGGAGTTCTGGGCACACGAGCGATAG
- a CDS encoding DUF5783 family protein, protein MTEFDAEKFDEKYVHYFEELETAYSNAYQELHGQYDSEVLRGIDRQILSESEPVYEGDGTFSIRLPDDTAARAQSLPGDEATFDTVLSAFTDAIERELRRLFEFE, encoded by the coding sequence ATGACCGAGTTCGACGCCGAGAAGTTCGACGAGAAGTACGTCCACTACTTCGAGGAGCTCGAAACGGCATACTCGAACGCGTATCAAGAGTTACACGGGCAATACGACTCCGAGGTCCTTCGTGGGATCGACCGGCAGATTCTCAGCGAGAGCGAGCCGGTGTACGAGGGCGACGGAACGTTTAGCATCCGGCTGCCCGACGACACTGCGGCGCGTGCACAGTCTCTGCCGGGCGACGAAGCGACGTTCGACACAGTGCTGTCGGCGTTCACTGACGCCATCGAGCGCGAACTCCGTCGGCTGTTCGAGTTCGAGTAA
- a CDS encoding ubiquinol-cytochrome c reductase iron-sulfur subunit: MIEYPKPDDDDEEQGDDCSCDGATGTSPTLYGDARAELRRRDFAKFLATVGGLTAVASLTAPLASTTQVFERGYKGPVYSDGIHLVDGEGERITETRLSEGEHMTVFPEPRPGIEDAPTLLVRYAESDYGSDISEGFTVSGYAAFSKVCTHAGCMVSDREEDLVVCPCHFGKFNVLEGAAVSGGPPGRPLPQLPITVTSDGFLVATGDFEGPVGPGGG; this comes from the coding sequence ATGATAGAGTATCCGAAACCCGATGACGACGACGAGGAACAGGGCGACGACTGCTCGTGTGACGGGGCCACCGGGACGTCTCCAACGCTGTACGGGGACGCCCGTGCGGAACTCCGCCGGCGTGACTTCGCGAAGTTCCTCGCGACCGTCGGCGGCCTGACTGCCGTCGCCAGCCTCACCGCGCCCCTCGCCAGCACCACGCAGGTGTTCGAGCGAGGCTACAAGGGACCTGTGTACTCCGACGGCATCCACCTCGTCGACGGCGAGGGCGAGCGCATCACGGAAACCCGGCTCTCCGAGGGCGAACACATGACTGTGTTCCCGGAGCCCCGACCCGGTATCGAGGACGCGCCGACGCTGCTGGTGCGCTACGCCGAGTCCGACTACGGCAGCGACATCTCAGAGGGGTTCACCGTCAGCGGCTACGCCGCCTTCTCGAAGGTGTGTACCCACGCCGGCTGTATGGTGTCGGACCGGGAGGAGGATCTAGTCGTCTGTCCCTGCCACTTCGGGAAATTCAACGTCTTGGAAGGGGCGGCGGTCAGCGGCGGCCCACCAGGGCGACCGCTCCCACAGCTGCCGATTACGGTGACCAGCGACGGATTCCTCGTCGCCACCGGTGACTTCGAGGGGCCAGTCGGCCCCGGAGGTGGATAA
- a CDS encoding TRAM domain-containing protein: MATDSDLHCLFTASVEEQHDSYVIEIPKQEVELGTLAPETLYRIALFRSAAAAPTSQPQSSSQSRPEPQSNSHSEPEPRSNSQSKSETQSDSRSDGRSREPEFGPSSPPVAEGETRVVEIENIGDKGDGVARIDGGYVVIVSDADVGERLRVEMDQVRENVAFAEIVERLPYYE, from the coding sequence ATGGCGACCGATTCAGATCTTCACTGTCTCTTTACCGCATCCGTTGAGGAGCAGCACGACTCGTACGTGATCGAAATTCCGAAACAAGAGGTCGAACTGGGGACGCTGGCTCCTGAGACGCTGTACCGGATCGCACTGTTCCGGTCGGCGGCTGCGGCACCCACGTCCCAGCCACAGTCAAGTTCCCAATCCAGGCCTGAGCCACAGTCCAATTCCCACTCGGAGCCCGAGCCTCGGTCCAATTCACAATCCAAGTCTGAGACCCAGTCCGATTCCCGGTCCGACGGGCGGAGCAGGGAACCGGAGTTTGGACCGTCGTCCCCGCCAGTTGCCGAGGGTGAAACGCGCGTGGTCGAGATCGAAAACATCGGCGACAAAGGCGACGGCGTCGCGCGTATCGACGGCGGGTACGTCGTCATCGTCTCCGACGCAGATGTCGGCGAGCGTCTCCGCGTCGAGATGGACCAGGTCCGCGAGAACGTCGCCTTCGCGGAGATCGTCGAACGGCTCCCCTACTACGAGTAA
- a CDS encoding molybdenum cofactor biosynthesis protein B: protein MGHDHDETTGHDETGHSHSEHEHGEHSHDHGEHDHDSDHDHSHEEHTHDDHHAHDAEGVDIGVLTVSTSRTLDDDPAGDIIAAACEDAGHEIAERRLVADEVDAIEDAVAALLDDGVDVVLTTGGTGLTPDDVTVDAIEPLFDRPVPGFGELFRWLSYEEVGPMAMASRATAGVVDDRLVFCLPGSENAARTGAEKLVAPTVGHLLGLVRR, encoded by the coding sequence ATGGGGCACGACCACGACGAAACGACTGGCCACGACGAGACGGGTCACAGCCACAGCGAGCATGAACACGGAGAGCATAGCCACGACCACGGAGAGCACGACCACGATAGTGACCACGACCATAGCCACGAGGAACACACCCATGACGACCATCACGCCCACGACGCTGAAGGGGTTGACATAGGGGTTCTCACAGTTTCTACCTCCAGAACACTCGATGATGACCCGGCGGGCGACATCATCGCCGCGGCCTGCGAAGACGCGGGCCACGAAATCGCCGAGCGCCGCCTCGTCGCGGACGAGGTGGACGCTATCGAGGACGCTGTCGCTGCCCTGCTAGATGACGGCGTCGACGTGGTTCTGACGACAGGCGGGACCGGCCTCACGCCCGACGACGTGACCGTCGATGCTATCGAACCGCTGTTCGACCGCCCGGTTCCCGGCTTCGGCGAACTGTTCCGCTGGCTCTCTTACGAGGAAGTCGGGCCGATGGCGATGGCCTCGCGCGCCACCGCCGGCGTCGTCGACGACCGCCTAGTGTTCTGTCTTCCCGGCAGCGAGAACGCCGCCCGGACGGGCGCCGAGAAACTCGTCGCGCCAACCGTGGGCCACCTGCTAGGGCTCGTCCGACGGTAA
- a CDS encoding HD domain-containing protein, which yields MTQELGPLARTLSLPYYEDALPAHDQFHAKRVRDVALRLANDCDGSVDRDILVASAWLHDIGRPRERAGEIDDHDEWATAEAAQLLAAEGVEPDRIDRIKHCIRAHSIRASSPEPRTLEAKLLFDADKLDAAGARGLVRLACIVGERSGRTGEKYAVIDDTSDADLETSASPDIELLRDWAEERLDTLYTQPGRRLGRTRREFMDEFFTQFAGEIGVTGEW from the coding sequence ATGACACAGGAACTAGGCCCTCTTGCTCGAACACTGTCGCTGCCGTACTACGAAGACGCCCTCCCAGCACACGACCAGTTTCACGCCAAGCGAGTGCGAGACGTCGCGCTTCGGCTCGCGAACGACTGCGACGGCTCGGTCGACCGAGATATCCTCGTCGCGTCGGCGTGGCTCCACGATATCGGTCGGCCCCGGGAGCGGGCCGGTGAGATCGATGACCACGACGAATGGGCCACGGCGGAAGCCGCGCAGTTACTCGCGGCCGAGGGTGTGGAGCCCGACCGAATCGACCGTATCAAACACTGTATCCGAGCACACAGCATCCGCGCAAGTTCTCCGGAACCGAGAACGCTGGAGGCGAAACTCCTCTTCGATGCGGACAAACTGGACGCTGCCGGGGCGCGCGGCCTCGTCCGACTGGCCTGTATCGTCGGCGAACGGTCCGGACGGACCGGCGAAAAGTATGCCGTCATCGATGACACGTCAGATGCAGATCTCGAAACGTCGGCGTCTCCGGATATCGAACTGCTTCGGGACTGGGCGGAGGAACGCTTAGATACGCTGTACACCCAACCCGGCCGGCGTCTCGGTCGGACGCGTCGGGAATTCATGGACGAGTTTTTCACTCAGTTCGCCGGTGAAATCGGGGTTACGGGGGAGTGGTAG
- a CDS encoding helix-turn-helix domain-containing protein — protein sequence MSGRMLAEVEVFGPRSCHVQPHADEEWSVSSVSRSVTSVDADPVIEEFTLKGGDEPPSVLQNDDLNVDHVFAYEQRHVFQLSRAAGQGCVCERIEAAGCVVHEFSADTDSLVVTFLVDDVPTLREIVDDLQSEGDTVKLRRLLEDTSTETDRPVVLDRAKLTGRQREVLTRAHKMGYFEHPRDATAGDVADALDISTSTFTEHLAAAQRKLLDDLLDFR from the coding sequence ATGTCGGGCCGAATGCTCGCCGAGGTCGAAGTGTTCGGTCCTCGGTCCTGCCACGTACAGCCACACGCTGACGAGGAGTGGTCAGTGTCGTCGGTCTCCCGGAGCGTAACGAGTGTTGATGCTGACCCCGTCATCGAAGAGTTCACCCTCAAAGGCGGCGACGAGCCGCCGTCAGTGCTACAGAATGATGATTTGAACGTTGATCACGTGTTCGCCTACGAGCAGCGACACGTTTTCCAACTGTCCAGAGCGGCCGGTCAGGGCTGCGTGTGTGAACGTATCGAAGCAGCCGGTTGCGTTGTTCATGAGTTCTCGGCGGACACCGACTCTCTTGTCGTCACATTCCTCGTCGACGATGTTCCGACCCTCCGAGAGATCGTCGACGACCTCCAGTCGGAAGGTGATACTGTCAAACTCCGGCGGCTACTGGAAGACACGTCTACAGAGACGGACCGACCGGTCGTGCTCGACCGCGCGAAACTGACAGGCCGCCAGCGCGAGGTACTGACTCGTGCCCACAAGATGGGCTATTTCGAACATCCGCGCGATGCGACCGCCGGTGACGTGGCCGACGCACTAGATATCTCCACCTCGACGTTTACCGAACATCTCGCTGCGGCTCAGCGAAAACTCCTCGACGACCTGCTTGACTTCCGTTGA